The DNA segment AAATGAAATATCGTGTAATGAAAAAAGCGATATGAATACGGAAGGTACGTCTGCTTCTGCTTCAAGATATTACGCGTACCCTGCGAATTATTTTAGAGGAGGTTTAACTACGTATAATTATCAGCATCCCTACTATTACCCTATGTCAGGCTATCCAGGGACATCTCCATACATTTATACTCCACAGATAAGTAACATATGGAAGCCTTGTGCTAAGACAAAAAGTAACACAATACCAGCACCAATATCTTCTCCGTCAGTTGGACCAGCCAGAGCCAAGGACGACAAACCAATGACGACGGCATCGCCTTATACATCAATAAATATTCGCCAAAATATAGACGACTACGCAAGATACTATTACAACTATTACCCCTGGGCACAGTTGGAAGTGTACAATAAGAACCGTCTTCCATACTACATAAACCCATATTACCCACAACCAAACGAAAAACCCTTTAAAATTGTGAAGACACAATCTTCAGATAAATCAAAAATACCAAAAGAAGTAACACCCAAGAGTAAAGTCATAGAAAAAGAAGTGCCGGTGAAAAAAGCTGAAGAGAAAAAGGAAGCCATGCCTAAGTGGAAGACTGAACAGTTGTCACAGCAAGTGATCGACGAAGTCAAAGCGAATGTTTTAGAGAAGACGAAGCTACCGTCCGTATTCCCTGGTCTTCAACTGGAGAGAGTCGGCAAAGTTCTCAAACTAGATGAGCTCACAAGACTTAAACGACACGCTGAAATGGAGGAACATGAGGATTTCGGAGTACGATTAGAAAAAATTGAGTAAGTGCTctataatattcttatttattattattttttccattataatattagtagctGGTCACGTAGACCGTAGACCTCGGTAAAAGTTTTCGTCGTTAACATTTCAAAACCTATTTATTGATACTTctattttttcattttgtacGTAAGCGGCTACCAACAAACTTTTTGTTAGACGTTTGATCCGTACCAGCTATTTTAAGGAAAATCGATGGGCTTCTTTCGTATGAATAATGAATTTAATTTGTAACAActaggtatataattattaccGTTCACAATTCCACGTCAAGCGCCAGTGAACCATTACAATAGACAAAAGTTACGGGCATACAGGCTGTGTAATATATATTGGATACTAGATGAGCCGGTGAACTTCCACCATAGAGTAAATATACcttctggacttccacgaatatttcaagactaaaattagccatattggttcagcagttctcgagttttagcgagactaacaagaaatatatttttttgtatatattaaaGAGTAATATGGTAGGTACtacttatttaaagtaaattaatatatactatCCATATTATTAAGCAGAgattaatacattatttttttcgtCGCCTTAGTCAacccgaaaaaaaaatattttgctcgGTTCATAAGTGAAATTTAAATTAGtagcattatttttatttatagtctCTTAGCTTAAACAGAAAGTGAGCTAGATAAATAGGATCAAACTGAACCAAATATTGTATAAAtagcaaataataaaataggtagggataaacattattttctgtcaaactatGAATAATCTACAACACGAGCCTTCTGATATTTAATAACTTGGGTCAGTCATGGAATATTAAATTGGTGGCTCTAAGATCGTAGCAAACTATAATTCTGACAGTCATGAGAATTCATGAGAGAATTCAGTTTGATATTTATACCCcttttctttttataaatagACGAACCCTGACAACCTTAAAATTAGAAACAAAGTCAATATGAAATCAGTGGTGTTTTTATAAGCGGCAGAAATCAGAATCAAAGCAACATATTGTAGTACCCATAATATTCACCCCAAAATTGTAAAGTTCATTGTACgaccaaattaaattaaaataaacaacttttaCACCAATATAAATCAATAAAACGAACCCCTAAAGTAATTTATGGTCGACTTAACGATCCCAGACTTAGCCGACAAAAAGTTGACAAATTATGACCAAAAAAATGACCCAAAAAAAAAGATTGGAATCCGAGCCCTTTTGTCTTGACATAATATGTTTGGGTTATCGCGTTTTATTGGAAAAAGGAATACACGGATAATACACTTTTTATGAGCATAAAGTGTCGACCCGAGCCTTGGGATGGAGGTGTCACTTAGAAACTGGTCTTGTGTATTCTAATCTATTTTGGAATTGTTGTTCTAATTTCTTTTTGGTTTATTTTGTTCTCTATCACCTTGCTACTGGTTTGAAATATCTTTTGTAATAGGAAACAtatatactaaatataataaaatcaaatttcACAAACACCTTTTGTAAATCCGAAAGCATTTATCTCAAAAAAAAACCACAgtcgaacataatataacctcctcgttttttggaagtcggttaaaaaagaggAAATGATTTCTAATGTCTAGTTAACTGTCGTAC comes from the Aricia agestis chromosome 6, ilAriAges1.1, whole genome shotgun sequence genome and includes:
- the LOC121727557 gene encoding uncharacterized protein LOC121727557, producing the protein MEGLLYYMCLVFVLTVQGTIIPNNTNSGLYCTDPDTGKLYEVNSTWPSLSFCGNYTCKITKANLTKTEYTPVPKTTKENEEYKEKGDEEKIVLVTQPDARLTSDMAVSPSEVIKTIKKVNDIKLNTSKESTAKKLNNLSKHDNDKRDRLLTEAEINVITEILHTVKKSDLEAIIEVYNLAEEIYNEMEKSSKYSKAKNIADKTLVNEISCNEKSDMNTEGTSASASRYYAYPANYFRGGLTTYNYQHPYYYPMSGYPGTSPYIYTPQISNIWKPCAKTKSNTIPAPISSPSVGPARAKDDKPMTTASPYTSINIRQNIDDYARYYYNYYPWAQLEVYNKNRLPYYINPYYPQPNEKPFKIVKTQSSDKSKIPKEVTPKSKVIEKEVPVKKAEEKKEAMPKWKTEQLSQQVIDEVKANVLEKTKLPSVFPGLQLERVGKVLKLDELTRLKRHAEMEEHEDFGVRLEKIECETSTEPGYFSVGNLSAPYPDCCPQKIT